Genomic segment of Drosophila takahashii strain IR98-3 E-12201 chromosome X, DtakHiC1v2, whole genome shotgun sequence:
tgcctgctcctcctccgccaaCTGATGCTGATTCTGCTCCCTCTTCTGCTGCTGATCGCTGCTGGTGTCGCTGCTCTCGCCATCCGTGAGCTTCTCCTTCTGGCGTTCACTGCGTCTCAGCTGGCGCTGCTGTCGCTGTTGCATGGCGGCAATGGCCATCTGGGCGGGCTTGCAACGTGGCACCAGGACAACAGGCGCCTTGGTGGGCAGCGGAATACTAGTGGCCACCACCACGGGCACCGCCTCATCCGTGGAGGCTGTGgagatgctgctgctggtgctatTCACACGCATCGATTTGCGCAGACTGCTGGAGCGATTGCCATTAACCTCGGAGCCCGCTCCGCCGGCCACTGCTGTTCCTCCTCCTGTTCCTGCTACtgatcctcctgctcctcctggcTTTTGCATGGCTGCCAATTGCTGAACAGCCGCTGTGGCCTCGGCTCCTGTACTCGCATGCTGGCCATGATTGtggtgatggtgatgatgatgatggtggtgaTGGAAATGATGCTGAtgatggtgctgctgctggtaggcTGCATTGGCCATTATCATCTCGGCATCGTACTTGGTCATGCCCTTTTGGCGCAGCTCCTTCATGGTCAGCGGGGAGACGACAACATTCGGTAGTTTCTTTTCGAGCAGCGAAACGGGTGCAGTTACAGTGAGCTCCTTGCTTCCGCCAGCTGATGGCTGTGATGGCACTGCAGGCACAGAAGCTCCtcctgcagctgctcctcctccagaAACCACCGCCAATCCATTTGTGCTGCTACTCTCGCTGGTGCCAGTGGAATCGTTTGTATTGCTATTACTGTTCGACGTGCTGTTCGTCGAATTGGCCCGGCTCTTGATGCGATTTATCCGATTGTCCGTCTCGCGCAGCCGATAGCCACCGGCATTGTTGCCCGGTCCATTGGTGGTTAGGCCTAATCCCATGCTAAGACCCAACATTAGACCATCATCCTTTCCCGCAAAGGCGCCTGTGCCGCGGCGTTCGCATGTCTCGCACTCGCAATAGCGATTCGAGTCGCCGAAAAAGTCCTCGCCATAGAAACAGGTTATCTCCTCGCCCACCTCGATGTCGCGCAAGACTTTCACGCATGCCGTATCCCTGCCGGTGGCCAGAAACTTGCAGTTGGCGCGACAATCGTGATTAATGTAGGCAGCCGGTCCCAGCCACAATTGGGCGCAATTTTTGCGGCAACTATACATCACGGAAAAGTCATTCTTGCCCGAATGCAAAAGGGCCGCCTCCTCGGCCTCCGTCAGCTCAGCTATGCAGCCCACCAGGCACTCGATCTTGTCGTTCTTCGACCAGCGCTTCGTCGAGCTTATCTTGGCGCCGCGCTGCTCCTCGAGCGAATATCTGTAGCAGGCCTCGATCGCAAAGCCACTGTCCTTGTCGAAAACGCGCAGGTAGCGGACAATCTGCAGGGGGATTAAGGGAGAACTTTATTAATAAGATATATGTATGCCCTTAGAATtaacaaattaacaagaaaggaagtttatatacccttgcagataatttttactaatttacaaatcacaaaaatgttaaaattcctAGTATTTGTGATTAATTTAACGATCTTTCctttggcagctatatgatttcgattttattaaaactaaaaacaaaattcggaAAGAGTTATATTCCaaagtagaagaaaatacaataaaaaccaactagctataatttatttcctattattttcccattaattttccgatctttcctatggcataaaatttaattctaaattcagaattagataaataatgttatttccaaaagtagtaggttatatgtttaaaaacacccaagatataattttttttaattttttccccgattattcctatgggagctatatgatatagttgtccgattcgCCTCGTTcagacttatatactaccttcAAAAGAAAGAAGCCTTTTCGGAAAGTTTTAGCCtcatagctttaaaactgagagactagtttgcataaaaacggacggacaaacaaacggacaaacggacatggctagatcgactcgtctagtgaagctgatcaagaatatttatactttttgggaTGTAATACCCTCATAATACTCTGTGCAAGGTTATAATAATAACTATCAACTAAATTATGaagtattaaattattaaagtattAACTTCCGCACTTACATGATCATGCAGCCGCTTGGTGGCTAtcttgttcttgttcttgAGATGACGCGGTATCCAGGGACCATCGTAGATCCGCTGAATGGCCACATCGTAGTTTTGCGTGTGAATAAAGTCATCCACAATGGCCTTCAGCTGCTGCGTGTCCACCTTCAAGGGGCGAAAGCGTATGTTCATCTTGTGGGTCTGGAAACCCAAATGCGGATCGAGGATCAGCGATGTGGCCAGGTCATCGTTCTCGGAGAGTTCACGCGGCGACATCCCAGTGGATTGCGAGAGGCGGCTGACGGCGCTGCCGTTGCAGCCATTGAGTCCACTGACCACCGATCCTGATgaggctcctcctcctcctccactgcCATTCGACTGATGGTGGTGGCTGCTGGGATGCTGATTCGCCTGCTGATAGTGGGGGGTATGAGGATCATGGTGGTGCTGATTCGCCTGGTGGTGCGCAGATGGCGGGGCGGATGGCGGTGGGCCATGACCCTTGTGGGACATGGACGACAACAGAGCCGCAGCCGCAGTCGCCGTCGAcgtggaattggaattggtgGCTAGTGAAGACGTTgcgctggtggtgctgctggccGAAGCGGTGGAACCACCGCCGTTTGAGCCActggagctgctgctgtttgtAAATCTGCTGCCAGTTTCACCGCGCCGCGTGTGATTCGAGCCGACGACCATTCTGCAGGACAGTctgtaagaaaaaaaaaaattttattacaaaaatttgttaaaaaaatttttttttcatatatattttaagaatgaTTTAAGAAAGTCGAAAGCCAAAATTacgttaaaaattatttgtcaatttaatttttatgttctATTGGTCACATGCTATTTCAAgtatagaaaaacattcaaaatcttaaaattcgGAAACCGGCAAATATCAGCTGTTTTTGAATTCAAATCGCTAAGAACCGCAAACTGTTTTTCGCTTATCTGGCAACGCCGCTGTTCTTGGGTTACATGGCTGAGAGCGAGATGGCAATACGATTTCCAGGACTAGGACAAGTGCAAAAGTATTCGCACAGACACAATCCTTCCCtttctatctctctctctctcgcgaCAAAGGATAGTTTTGCAAATGTTTAATCAGCACAAAACAGCTGTTTTTGCACAATAAAATTTGTGCTATATTTTTCACTTATCTCGTTCTGCTCAAATTTATGggcataattttatttttactcatACGGCTTcgcgagagggagagagaaggGGAGTGTAACTGAGGTCGTCGACAGACATCCCTCCCGCTCGCACTCGTTCCAGGCTCTTcaagcacacgcacacacacgtgcgaaaaaaaaatcaattaacttGACAAGCAcatgtaaaaaaaagtattgatccacaaaaaaaaacaaagacaatATGGTAATCCTGGAATAtgcaggcacacacacacacacacttactgcaaaaaaaagtattgaaCGTGTGTGTTGATGTacgaaaagcaaacaaaaattgattatCGATTTGCATGCGCAGCAAAGCGtactttttaatttagcaTTTTCTTGAAGCTGCGCGGTAGGCGAAACGGCAAACTGCTTTTCTTGCTGGACCATTAAATAAACTAACATAAACACAAGTGGGTGGTGCTGGGAAACATGgctggaaatgggaaatgaatATTTGTTGCTGGCCGAATTGTTCTGAATGGAaatgactttttttttgcttgcaaATTGCTCTCTCAGCTGTTTACAAACGcatacacacacgcacaggcacacacgcacgcaggtgagagcgagagagcagcaTATGCGCAGTGAGAATGGCAGAAAAAGGGTTGCCAAGCGCAAGAAAGGcttgcaaattaaattaattaattagaagGGGCGgaaataagggaaaaaattATGGTTAACTGCGGTTCACCGGGCGGTTGGCTTGATCCAAATCCAAGTTTGCAAACTTCTTTGTTTATAAGAGCATTTTCAGCGATTTGCCAACCCTAGACGCTCGTTACATGGGAACGAAAAATGGCGGCGCCtgttacacacacacacgcacagtccaacacacacacacacacacactctggtgtgctgttttttttttgtttttgcacttttttctCGATATTCGATTTGTTGTAAACATTTACCTTAAAAGAATTATTCACTAAGGCGCTATTgcctctcgctcgcacccGCAAAACGATGCTttgtctgctgctgctgctgatgcctctgtgtgcgtgtgtgtgcgtgcgtctTTTTCCACGGCTTTTCGTCgagacacacacatacacagagCGATTGGAGTTGGAATTGGTTATCGTTTTGGATGGCTTGGATTTGGCTTTGGCTGCGTATCCAAAATATATCGCCGCTGCTGTGCCAAATCATTTTAGCTCTTGACGCCTTTGTTCCCCAAAAACATCCAAACGCCGTCCATGGCTCTCGCTCTCTGGCTctgcctctctctctttcgctctctctcgctcgcgaGACGCTCCAAAAGTCGCGAGTCGGAAAGGGAATGGGAATCTAGCCCCCTCTCTTTCACGCCtagaagctgctgctgctgcagcgcacaccaacacacgcacacccagACGGATACATATATTCCTGCGGACGAGCGAGGCGAGACGTGTGTACGTGCGTCTGTATGTATGCCTTTTTCTTCACTTCTCcgcttgttttcttttctgcacTTTGCCTCTGCTTCCGTTGCGATTTTGCGATTCTCTTGTAAAAGACCTCTGTGTCGGATCGGTTCT
This window contains:
- the Hmt4-20 gene encoding histone-lysine N-methyltransferase Suv4-20 isoform X1 codes for the protein MVVGSNHTRRGETGSRFTNSSSSSGSNGGGSTASASSTTSATSSLATNSNSTSTATAAAALLSSMSHKGHGPPPSAPPSAHHQANQHHHDPHTPHYQQANQHPSSHHHQSNGSGGGGGASSGSVVSGLNGCNGSAVSRLSQSTGMSPRELSENDDLATSLILDPHLGFQTHKMNIRFRPLKVDTQQLKAIVDDFIHTQNYDVAIQRIYDGPWIPRHLKNKNKIATKRLHDHIVRYLRVFDKDSGFAIEACYRYSLEEQRGAKISSTKRWSKNDKIECLVGCIAELTEAEEAALLHSGKNDFSVMYSCRKNCAQLWLGPAAYINHDCRANCKFLATGRDTACVKVLRDIEVGEEITCFYGEDFFGDSNRYCECETCERRGTGAFAGKDDGLMLGLSMGLGLTTNGPGNNAGGYRLRETDNRINRIKSRANSTNSTSNSNSNTNDSTGTSESSSTNGLAVVSGGGAAAGGASVPAVPSQPSAGGSKELTVTAPVSLLEKKLPNVVVSPLTMKELRQKGMTKYDAEMIMANAAYQQQHHHQHHFHHHHHHHHHHHNHGQHASTGAEATAAVQQLAAMQKPGGAGGSVAGTGGGTAVAGGAGSEVNGNRSSSLRKSMRVNSTSSSISTASTDEAVPVVVATSIPLPTKAPVVLVPRCKPAQMAIAAMQQRQQRQLRRSERQKEKLTDGESSDTSSDQQQKREQNQHQLAEEEQAHPVEKQEQQQEKRVTRNSAGRGGGGALVARLATAHNNNIATTTTTNSSSSSKATTTITNCNNHNCNNSSRINHNSNLSGRLSVKSKKPAPSEASSTPSSTSTSTENQQNQQQQQATRRSQSPAYKKNLLASFDPDLDQQKKAENEGPTPPVVKQKRSRRAAALAAAQSIHCEALGGFSTGSGGGGQRKRATQAAAGEATATSTISNVEPLLKTPERRLKLTLRMKRSPILDEVIELGTSLSNGGRNASSSHRGGGLGGGGAGAAGEGAALNLTNSSSNGIEYEILRMEGISEHGNDDEEDEEEDDEQEEQEEDEEPEEEEPPPPPLKEEQQLLPSKKQRKKQRSRSRSSQRRSPAPSSSSVYGTPQKKRLRLIFGNESHTIDIPPAAGGAAEGEDLNSSGGGGDESFNVSYASSTSLTVNTSSSSTNSSSGGGGTGGEAVDSSSTVGATTIAAQSPSSTTSSSFQSACTSTTNSNSYFPNGKQGEDSYAMHYYQLGKFSGTSSPGQGQAIVSSSSGGGGGGGAAAGFMSMPKHTFGTCALLAPTSFASLQNQPPGISQQKGVVTTSTATSNAPNHHHNNHHGQK
- the Hmt4-20 gene encoding histone-lysine N-methyltransferase Suv4-20 isoform X2; its protein translation is MVVGSNHTRRGETGSRFTNSSSSSGSNGGGSTASASSTTSATSSLATNSNSTSTATAAAALLSSMSHKGHGPPPSAPPSAHHQANQHHHDPHTPHYQQANQHPSSHHHQSNGSGGGGGASSGSVVSGLNGCNGSAVSRLSQSTGMSPRELSENDDLATSLILDPHLGFQTHKMNIRFRPLKVDTQQLKAIVDDFIHTQNYDVAIQRIYDGPWIPRHLKNKNKIATKRLHDHIVRYLRVFDKDSGFAIEACYRYSLEEQRGAKISSTKRWSKNDKIECLVGCIAELTEAEEAALLHSGKNDFSVMYSCRKNCAQLWLGPAAYINHDCRANCKFLATGRDTACVKVLRDIEVGEEITCFYGEDFFGDSNRYCECETCERRGTGAFAGKDDGLMLGLSMGLGLTTNGPGNNAGGYRLRETDNRINRIKSRANSTNSTSNSNSNTNDSTGTSESSSTNGLAVVSGGGAAAGGASVPAVPSQPSAGGSKELTVTAPVSLLEKKLPNVVVSPLTMKELRQKGMTKYDAEMIMANAAYQQQHHHQHHFHHHHHHHHHHHNHGQHASTGAEATAAVQQLAAMQKPGGAGGSVAGTGGGTAVAGGAGSEVNGNRSSSLRKSMRVNSTSSSISTASTDEAVPVVVATSIPLPTKAPVVLVPRCKPAQMAIAAMQQRQQRQLRRSERQKEKLTDGESSDTSSDQQQKREQNQHQLAEEEQAHPVEKQEQQQEKRVTRNSAGRGGGGALVARLATAHNNNIATTTTTNSSSSSKATTTITNCGNLRLRSRKRSEKCDGSQRRNSSSSSNATSKTNSSSGSSNIFSGNSNTSSSSSNLIVKKLRIELNRIQIMYS